From one Eucalyptus grandis isolate ANBG69807.140 chromosome 9, ASM1654582v1, whole genome shotgun sequence genomic stretch:
- the LOC104419771 gene encoding multidrug resistance protein 2 has protein sequence MRGKKYFGYSLSLIIINLAAIMERADENLLPAVCKEVSETFNVGLSDLGYLTFIRNFVQGLSSPLAGILVINYDRPTVLTLGIFCWAFSTAAVGASQYFMQIAFWRALNGFGLAIVIPALQSFIADSYKDDVRGTGFGFLSFIGSFGGIGGSGLATVMAGTEFWGIPGWRCAFFLMSTVSSLIGFLVFLFVVDPRKTTNFTHDSSENLERDALVESESNTKSTWMESWKATKAVLIVQTFQVIVLQGIIGSLPWTAMVFFTMWFELIGFDHNGAAALCTIFLVGCAVGSLLGGIIADRLSRVHPNSGRIMCAQFSAFMGIPFCWFLLRVIPQSVDSWFAYSATLLLMGITISWNGTAANAPMFAEVVPAKHRTMIYAFDRAFELSLSSFAAPLAGILSEKMFGYDKKTVDPAKGSVDGASALSKGLLSMTAVPFGLCCLCYTPLYRMFKRDRENARMASLKEEMT, from the exons ATGAG GGGTAAAAAGTACTTCGGATATTCTCTGTCTCTGATCATCATCAACTTGGCTGCTATAATGGAGCGTGCAGATGAAAATCTCCTTCCAGCTGTTTGCAAAGAAGTCAGTGAGACTTTCAATGTAGGGCTATCTGATCTAGGTTATCTTACATTTATAAGGAACTTTGTCCAAGGATTGTCATCACCCCTGGCAGGGATTTTAGTCATAAACTATGACCGGCCCACAGTTCTTACGTTAGGGATATTTTGCTGGGCTTTCTCAACTGCTGCAGTCGGTGCAAGCCAGTATTTCAtgcaaattgcattttggcGAGCGCTGAATGGTTTTGGATTGGCAATAGTAATACCAGCTCTACAATCGTTTATTGCAGATAGCTATAAGGATGATGTAAGGGGCACCGGGTTTggatttttgtcttttattggAAGTTTTGGGGGTATCGGTGGAAGTGGTTTAGCGACGGTTATGGCTGGCACAGAGTTCTGGGGAATTCCTGGGTGGAGATGTGCCTTCTTTCTAATGTCAACAGTTAGTTCATTAATCGGCTTCCTCGTTTTCTTGTTTGTTGTTGACCCAAGGAAAACCACTAACTTTACTCATGATTCTAGTGAGAATCTAGAAAG AGATGCTTTGGTAGAGAGCGAAAGTAACACGAAATCAACTTGGATGGAGTCCTGGAAAGCAACAAAAGCTGTATTAATTGTGCAAACTTTTCAAGTAATCGTATTGCAGGGAATCATTGGTTCACTACCATGGACGGCCATGGTGTTCTTCACTATGTGGTTTGAACTTATAG GTTTTGATCACAATGGTGCGGCAGCTCTATGTACCATTTTCTTAGTTGGGTGTGCTGTAGGGTCTCTTCTTGGAGGTATCATAGCAGATAGATTATCTCGAGTCCACCCCAATTCTGGTCGTATCATGTGTGCACAATTCAGTGCTTTTATGGGTATTCCTTTCTGCTGGTTTCTTCTCAGAGTGATCCCACAGTCGGTCGACAGCTGGTTTGCCTACTCCGCCACCTTACTTCTGATGGGCATAACCATCAGTTGGAATGGCACTGCAGCGAATGCCCCAATGTTTGCTGAAGTGGTCCCAGCCAAGCACCGGACCATGATCTATGCTTTCGATCGTGCCTTCGAGTTATCCTTATCCTCTTTTGCAGCTCCACTGGCTGGGATTCTTTCTGAGAAGATGTTCGGCTATGATAAGAAGACTGTGGATCCCGCTAAAGGATCGGTAGATGGAGCCTCCGCTCTATCGAAGGGGCTTCTCTCGATGACGGCAGTGCCATTCGGTTTGTGTTGCTTGTGTTACACGCCACTGTACAGAATGTTCAAGCGGGACAGGGAAAATGCGAGAATGGCGAGTTTGAAGGAGGAGATGACGTGA